In the Clavelina lepadiformis chromosome 8, kaClaLepa1.1, whole genome shotgun sequence genome, one interval contains:
- the LOC143468589 gene encoding uncharacterized protein LOC143468589 → MKLQLVLISFSLLLAISESGVKRIKVYKVGSPGNYSEQCVNETGYPISTTKPFMSDDCATFFQCSNGFLSTNTCQAGTTFNPDLGVCDWPENVTGCENYYENATTASRSDVTMTSLASVGNLSDAILSTSKSSTVAPERSTNSQSTINEPTGPSSTTQLLSTGSFLWTAASLATKNATSQESIRTKNPTTATSNKTTTAAKTTTILVARSTTTTTTPATKTTPGATPTPATTTTTTPTREITTPATTTAAAAATTTTTLAATTTMAAKAATTTTKTETTTPTPAKTTPATTTTTLAARSTTTTSTPAKTTPTPAKTTTLAARSTTTTSTPAKTTPTPAKTTTLAARSTTTTSTPATTTPTPAKTTTLAARSTTTTSTPATTTPTPATTTVVTTTIAAKAATTTKESTTKPPLSTTTVTAKVVASTLEEQMDTTTGGAVSQHLCNFSFLLGISFLATCFIGSNV, encoded by the exons ATGAAGCTTCAGCTGGTCCTCATCTCGTTTAGTTTGCTTCTTGCAATATCGGAATCAGGAGTTAAACGGATAAAG GTTTATAAAGTTGGCAGCCCGGGAAATTATTCAG AGCAATGTGTCAACGAAACTGGATACCCAATCAGTACCACCAAGCCATTTATGTCTGATGATTGCGCCACGTTTTTTCAG TGTTCGAATGGATTTTTATCCACAAACACCTGCCAGGCTGGGACGACATTTAATCCAGACCTGGGTGTTTGCGACTGGCCTGAAAATGTCACCGGGTGCGAAAACTATTACGAAAACGCCACCACCGCCTCCCGTAGTGATGTCACGATGACGTCACTAGCCAGCGTAGGAAACTTGTCTGATGCAATTCTATCCACGagtaaaagttcaacagtCGCGCCTGAGCGATCAACCAACAGCCAATCAACAATCAATGAACCGACCGGGCCTAGTTCAACAACTCAGTTATTGTCAACAGGTTCATTTTTGTGGACAGCAGCATCTCTGGCAACAAAAAATGCTACATCACAAGAAAGTATTAGAACAAAAAATCCTACGACAGCAACTTCGAATAAAACAACAACGgcagcaaaaacaacaacaattttgGTAGCAAGATcaactacaacaacaacaacaccagcaacaaaaacaacaccaGGAGCAACACCAACaccagcaacaacaacaacaacaacaccaACGCGAGAAATAACAACGccagcaacaacaacagcagcagcagcagcaacaacaacaacaactttggCAGCAACAACAACTATGGCAGCAAAAGCAGCtactacaacaacaaaaacagaaacaacAACACCAACGCCAGCAAAAACAACaccagcaacaacaacaacaactttggCAGCAAGATCAACTACTACAACATCAACGCCGgcaaaaacaacaccaacaccagcaaaaacaacaactttggCAGCAAGATCAACTACTACAACATCAACGCCGgcaaaaacaacaccaacaccagcaaaaacaacaactttggCAGCAAGATCAACTACTACAACATCAACGCCGGCAACAACAACACCAACGccagcaaaaacaacaactttggCAGCAAGATCAACTACTACAACATCAACGCCGGCAACAACAACACCAACACCAGCAACAACAACGGTAGTAACAACAACTATTGCAGCAAAAGCAGCTAC CACAACGAAAGAATCAACAACCAAACCACCACTATCCACTACGACTGTTACTGCAAAGGTAGTCGCATCAACATTGGAAGAACAGATGGATACTACAACAG GTGGAGCGGTTTCACAACACTTGTGTAATTTTTCGTTTCTCTTAGGAATCAG CTTTCTGGCGACTTGCTTCATCGGGTCAAacgtatga